The Vicia villosa cultivar HV-30 ecotype Madison, WI linkage group LG1, Vvil1.0, whole genome shotgun sequence genome includes a region encoding these proteins:
- the LOC131608409 gene encoding S-adenosyl-L-methionine:benzoic acid/salicylic acid carboxyl methyltransferase 3-like, giving the protein MELHMNGSVEEASYANNSSLQRRVISMTKPMRDEAITSLYCNTLPKSLAIADLGCSSGPNTLLVISETIKVVENLCREHNQKSPEYKISLNDLPGNDFNSVFKSLDTFKENLYHEMKTEIGPCYFSGVPGSFYGRIFPDKSLHFVHSSYSLQWISKIPEGVDNINKGNIYLSTTSPSNVLKAYSKQFQKDFSLFLECRAQEIVEGGRMILTILGRKDDDPSNRECCYIWDLMTIALKDMVRQGVIDEEKLDSFNIPNYYPSPSEVNLEVLREGSFAIDKLEVSEVNWNALDRREALDIGFEISKSFKDDGYNMAQCIRAVTEPLLVCHFGESVIEEIFERYTNILTDRMSKERTKFTNLTLSLTRKP; this is encoded by the exons ATGGAACTACACATGAATGGGAGCGTTGAAGAAGCAAGCTATGCAAACAACTCCTCACTCCAG CGAAGGGTGATTTCTATGACAAAACCTATGAGAGATGAAGCCATAACAAGTTTGTACTGCAACACACTGCCCAAAAGCTTGGCTATTGCAGACTTAGGATGCTCTTCTGGACCTAACACTTTGTTAGTGATCTCAGAAACTATCAAGGTGGTGGAAAATCTTTGTCGAGAACATAATCAGAAATCTCCTGAGTATAAAATCTCTCTAAACGATCTTCCAGGAAACGACTTCAACAGCGTATTTAAGTCTCTTGACACCTTCAAAGAAAACCTATACCATGAAATGAAAACTGAAATAGGTCCTTGCTACTTCTCTGGAGTTCCTGGTTCATTTTATGGCAGGATTTTTCCAGATAAAAGTTTGCATTTTGTTCATTCCTCTTACAGTCTTCAATGGATATCAAAG ATTCCAGAGGGTGTAGACAACATCAACAAGGGCAATATTTACTTGTCAACTACAAGCCCTTCAAATGTTCTCAAAGCTTACTCCAAGCAGTTTCAAAAAGATTTCTCTCTTTTTCTCGAGTGTCGTGCCCAAGAAATAGTCGAAGGTGGTCGCATGATTCTAACAATTTTAGGAAGAAAAGATGATGATCCATCAAACAGGGAGTGTTGTTACATTTGGGATCTCATGACAATTGCTCTTAAGGACATGGTCCGGCAG GGAGTCATTGACGAAGAGAAACTCGATAGTTTCAACATCCCAAACTACTATCCTTCTCCATCTGAAGTGAATCTAGAAGTTCTCCGGGAAGGATCATTCGCAATCGATAAACTAGAGGTTTCTGAAGTGAATTGGAACGCTCTTGATCGTAGGGAAGCTTTGGACATTGGATTTGAAATCTCGAAATCGTTCAAAGACGATGGATACAATATGGCACAATGCATCAGGGCTGTGACTGAACCTTTGCTAGTTTGTCACTTTGGTGAGAGTGTGATCGAAGAGATTTTTGAACGCTATACAAATATTTTAACTGATCGAATGTCTAAAGAGAGAACTAAGTTCACCAATCTTACCTTATCGTTGACTAGAAAGCCATGA